One genomic segment of Gossypium arboreum isolate Shixiya-1 chromosome 3, ASM2569848v2, whole genome shotgun sequence includes these proteins:
- the LOC108475691 gene encoding peroxidase 27-like: MGIRQKLLSFLFSQLILVLMVSNHNNAMGLKLGYYHKTCPNAESIISKTTYRFISRAPTLAAPLLRMHFHDCFVRGCDGSVLLNSTKTSISEKDAIPNQSLRGYHVIDAVKSAVEEACPGVVSCADILALVARDSVSMIHGPYWKVPLGRRDGRVSILNEVFAELPAPFANITQLKQMFAAKGLNTKDLAVLSGGHTIGTSHCLGFTNRLYNFTGKGDTDPSMDPNYIVKLKQKCKPRDTTALVEMDPGSFKTFDEAYYTLVAKRRGLFQSDSALLDDPETKAYVILQASTHGSTFAKDFAESMVKMGQVGVLTGNQGEIRKHCALVN; encoded by the exons ATGGGTATCCGCCAAAAGCTTCTCTCGTTTCTCTTTTCTCAGCTGATTCTTGTTCTTATGGTCTCAAACCATAACAATGCAATGGGGTTGAAACTCGGGTATTATCACAAGACCTGCCCTAATGCAGAGTCGATTATCAGTAAAACAACTTATCGATTCATTTCTCGagcaccaactcttgccgctccTTTGCTCAGGATGCATTTCCATGATTGCTTCGTTAGA GGGTGTGATGGTTCAGTGCTTCTAAATTCCACAAAGACTAGCATATCTGAGAAAGATGCAATCCCCAACCAAAGTTTACGAGGATATCATGTGATCGACGCTGTCAAGTCTGCAGTGGAAGAAGCATGCCCTGGTGTGGTTTCCTGCGCTGATATCCTTGCCTTAGTAGCTCGAGATTCGGTTTCAATG ATCCATGGACCCTATTGGAAAGTTCCACTTGGACGAAGAGATGGAAGAGTTTCCATCTTGAATGAGGTCTTCGCAGAGTTGCCTGCTCCTTTTGCCAACATTACACAACTAAAACAAATGTTTGCTGCTAAAGGTCTAAACACCAAAGATCTAGCAGTTCTATCAG GAGGACACACTATTGGAACATCTCATTGCCTAGGATTCACCAACCGTCTCTACAACTTCACTGGCAAAGGTGACACAGACCCATCAATGGATCCAAACTACATAGTTAAACTGAAGCAAAAATGCAAGCCTAGGGACACCACAGCACTGGTGGAGATGGACCCTGGAAGCTTTAAAACCTTCGACGAAGCTTACTACACTCTGGTAGCTAAAAGAAGAGGGCTTTTCCAATCTGATTCAGCCCTTCTCGATGATCCAGAGACCAAAGCTTATGTCATACTTCAAGCTTCCACCCATGGATCTACCTTTGCCAAAGATTTTGCCGAGTCTATGGTGAAGATGGGTCAGGTTGGAGTCCTCACTGGCAATCAAGGTGAAATCAGGAAGCACTGTGCTTTGGTGAACTAA